The following are encoded in a window of Etheostoma cragini isolate CJK2018 chromosome 7, CSU_Ecrag_1.0, whole genome shotgun sequence genomic DNA:
- the si:dkeyp-100a1.6 gene encoding probable G-protein coupled receptor 160 produces MTGMLPESAASLETSYTVKMLAVVKQWDVASGCHTDNTDKYLVLLLSKSGMDAVVLYLCYRKRNTSFLSMFSLSIILADLVMVFFIASMLFLGPARYLGSLCFLMANASATYGALPLPIMCLGLLDYCIEDTSLGNQSALCKLLRNLVLTLLVWMLAVINPFGSVNSDLIEVDYNKETTLLVCVLEESTLLTYMILGLSTVVICTMLPFWSMIPQWMEKAEKLSDASEEQVNPSKILFTSTTVDVTQTGEDNYLEDNYLEETIQPCPPLWASLALCFGTFWMPYLAVSVACLICGFGVPSYITVNMLWLECTNSFLMGLVFWTKSNGQGPYSQLPEGVCLWHVYWHLSKGTGQQPLPMAVFNPSKRKTKTVLDV; encoded by the coding sequence ATGACAGGAATGCTGCCCGAGTCTGCAGCATCTCTGGAAACCAGCTATACCGTCAAAATGCTGGCAGTAGTCAAGCAATGGGATGTGGCATCTGGCTGTCATACAGACAACACTGACAAGTATCTGGTACTTCTGCTTTCCAAGTCGGGAATGGATGCAGTGGTCCTTTACTTATGCTACCGGAAGCGGAATACCTCCTTTTTAAGCATGTTTAGCCTGTCCATCATCTTGGCTGATTTGGTGATGGTGTTTTTTATAGCAAGCATGTTGTTTCTTGGGCCTGCAAGGTATCTTGGGTCACTGTGCTTCTTAATGGCCAATGCCTCAGCCACATATGGAGCACTGCCGCTGCCCATTATGTGTCTAGGTTTATTGGACTACTGCATAGAAGATACCTCCCTCGGCAACCAGAGTGCATTGTGCAAACTCCTAAGGAACTTGGTTTTGACTTTGCTGGTGTGGATGCTAGCTGTTATTAACCCCTTCGGTTCTGTCAACTCTGATCTGATAGAAGTGGATTATAATAAAGAGACAACACTTTTAGTGTGTGTATTAGAGGAGTCTACACTGCTAACCTACATGATTTTGGGGCTTTCCACAGTGGTAATTTGTACAATGCTGCCCTTTTGGTCAATGATTCCCCAGTGGATGGAAAAGGCTGAGAAGTTATCTGATGCAAGCGAAGAACAAGTCAACCCGAGCAAGATTTTGTTTACGTCAACCACAGTGGACGTAACCCAAACTGGCGAGGACAATTACCTGGAGGACAATTACCTGGAGGAGACAATCCAACCGTGCCCCCCTCTGTGGGCAAGCCTTGCGCTATGCTTTGGTACATTTTGGATGCCTTATCTTGCTGTGTCTGTGGCCTGTCTGATCTGTGGTTTTGGAGTACCTTCCTACATCACTGTTAACATGCTGTGGTTGGAGTGCACCAACAGTTTCCTGATGGGTTTGGTGTTCTGGACAAAGAGCAACGGGCAAGGACCATACAGCCAGCTCCCAGAAGGCGTGTGCTTATGGCATGTTTACTGGCATTTGAGCAAAGGTACAGGACAGCAGCCACTCCCTATGGCTGTGTTTAACCcatcaaaaaggaaaacaaaaactgttctcgatgtgtaa
- the taf10 gene encoding transcription initiation factor TFIID subunit 10, whose amino-acid sequence MNVDNVNQSVTTGVSSTTSSTSSNCIANDNATTNVSSIPSVTSNASASAAMVTPSVDSSVSNGVYVPGGITNGDVKPALSTMPLADFLMQLEEYTPTIPDAVTGYYLNRAGFEASDPRIIRLISLASQKFISDIANDALQYCKMKGTASGSSRSKTKDKKYTLTMEDLSPALTEYGVNVKKPYYFT is encoded by the exons atgAACGTTGACAACGTTAATCAGTCTGTCACAACTGGAGTGTCATCAACTACGTCTTCAACTTCAAGTAATTGTATCGCAAATGATAATGCAACAACCAACGTCAGCAGCATCCCTTCGGTCACGAGTAATG CTTCAGCCTCAGCGGCCATGGTGACACCATCAGTAGACTCTTCTGTCTCCAACGGTGTCTATGTTCCTGGTGGCATCACCAATGGAGATGTAAAGCCTGCCCTCTCTACCATGCCACTGGCAGATTTTCTTATGCAGCTGGAAGAGTACACTCCCACA attccGGATGCAGTGACAGGCTATTACCTCAACCGGGCTGGCTTTGAGGCTTCTGATCCAAGAAT aaTTCGTCTGATTTCACTTGCTTCTCAGAAGTTTATCTCAGACATTGCCAATGATGCGCTGCAGTACTGTAAAATGAAGGGCACTGCCTCAGGAAGCTCGAGGAGTAAGACAAAG GATAAGAAGTACACTCTGACAATGGAGGACCTGTCTCCTGCCCTCACTGAATATGGCGTCAATGTGAAGAAACCGTATTACTTTACATag